From Chromatiales bacterium, one genomic window encodes:
- a CDS encoding DUF3473 domain-containing protein, producing MTSPPCAFTVDVEDYFQVDAFSRVIDPSDWDSFGSRVVANTGRLLDLLDRHQVHGTFFVLGWIAVRHPELVRSIVARGHELASHGMSHQRIVTQTPAVFRQETRDSKRLLEDLGQVAVTGYRAATYSITRDSLWALDILKEEGFEYDSSIFPVRHDRYGIPDAQTVPHRLTTPEGRTLVEYPLTAVEVFGQNIPMAGGGYFRLFPYGLTRWGLSRVRAQGRPVVFYLHPWEVDPEQPRIADAGWRSRFRHYLNLHRTLPRLEQLLADFRFSTMRECLVAEGLLSASE from the coding sequence ATGACTTCACCACCCTGTGCATTTACCGTCGATGTCGAGGACTATTTCCAGGTCGATGCGTTTTCAAGGGTAATCGACCCGTCGGACTGGGACAGCTTTGGCTCGCGTGTGGTGGCCAATACCGGTCGGCTGCTCGACCTGCTCGACCGGCATCAGGTCCACGGTACCTTTTTTGTTCTCGGCTGGATTGCCGTACGTCATCCAGAACTCGTGCGCTCGATCGTGGCCCGCGGGCACGAGCTGGCATCCCACGGCATGAGTCATCAGCGCATCGTGACGCAGACACCGGCGGTATTCCGCCAGGAAACCCGCGACAGCAAGCGGCTGCTGGAGGACCTCGGGCAGGTGGCGGTTACCGGCTATCGTGCCGCAACCTATTCGATTACCCGCGATTCGCTGTGGGCCCTCGATATCCTGAAGGAGGAGGGCTTTGAATATGACTCGAGTATTTTTCCCGTGCGTCATGATCGCTATGGCATTCCGGACGCACAGACCGTTCCGCACCGGCTGACGACGCCGGAAGGCAGAACGCTGGTCGAATATCCGCTCACTGCTGTCGAGGTGTTTGGCCAGAACATTCCGATGGCCGGTGGCGGGTATTTTCGCCTGTTCCCCTACGGCCTGACGCGCTGGGGCCTGAGTCGGGTCCGGGCACAGGGGCGGCCCGTGGTGTTCTATCTGCACCCCTGGGAAGTTGATCCGGAGCAGCCACGGATCGCCGATGCCGGGTGGCGGTCGCGGTTCCGGCACTACCTCAATCTGCACCGTACCCTGCCGCGCCTTGAGCAGCTGCTGGCCGACTTTCGCTTCAGTACCATGCGCGAATGCCTGGTGGCAGAAGGACTGCTCTCCGCTTCGGAGTAG